A portion of the Rhodococcus pseudokoreensis genome contains these proteins:
- a CDS encoding NAD(P)/FAD-dependent oxidoreductase: protein MNSTPFPATPTHSAYDVVVIGGATSGSAVAWYLATNPDFTGSVLVVERDPSLKNSATIASNNCMRQQFATEINIEIAQYAAEFVKNFRENLGGDSEIPHLPIRNFGYLYLADNDEFAETLRQDQRLQAYTGAGTTILSRQEIAAKYPFYRVDDIVAGSLNTVDEGAFDALVMVDWYRRKAREHGVDYIENEVVSISRTGDRIDTLTLASGEVITAGTVVDAAGTRAAHVARMAGVDLPIEARRRYTYIFSAERPLAQDLPLTIDPTGVHMRSYGAHDYLVGCPPSHDDPAVDVDDFDYPEDIWENKMLPVITKRLPELGAVTVTDSWVGHYEFNTFDHNAIIGPHTEVPNLFMCNGFSGHGSQQAPACGRGVAELITYGEFRTLDLSALSHRRIAENRPLVERAVI, encoded by the coding sequence ATGAACAGCACACCATTTCCCGCCACACCCACACACTCCGCGTACGACGTCGTCGTCATCGGCGGCGCCACCAGCGGCTCCGCGGTCGCCTGGTACCTGGCCACCAACCCCGACTTCACCGGCTCCGTCCTCGTGGTCGAACGCGACCCGTCGCTGAAGAATTCGGCCACCATCGCGAGCAACAACTGCATGCGCCAGCAGTTCGCCACCGAGATCAATATCGAGATCGCGCAGTACGCCGCCGAGTTCGTGAAGAATTTCCGCGAGAACCTCGGCGGTGACTCCGAGATCCCGCACCTGCCGATCCGGAATTTCGGCTACCTCTACCTCGCCGACAACGACGAGTTCGCCGAAACCCTGCGCCAGGACCAGCGTCTCCAGGCCTACACCGGGGCAGGGACGACGATCCTCTCGCGTCAGGAGATCGCCGCGAAATATCCTTTCTACCGCGTCGACGACATCGTCGCCGGCAGCCTCAACACCGTCGACGAGGGCGCCTTCGACGCCCTGGTGATGGTCGACTGGTATCGACGCAAGGCCCGCGAACACGGCGTCGACTACATCGAGAACGAGGTCGTGTCGATCAGCCGGACCGGGGATCGCATCGACACGCTCACCCTCGCCAGCGGCGAAGTGATCACCGCCGGGACGGTCGTCGACGCCGCCGGCACCCGCGCCGCGCACGTGGCGCGGATGGCCGGGGTGGACCTCCCCATCGAGGCACGCCGCCGCTACACCTACATCTTCTCCGCGGAAAGGCCTCTTGCTCAGGACCTTCCCCTGACCATCGACCCGACCGGGGTGCACATGCGCTCCTACGGCGCGCACGACTACCTCGTCGGCTGCCCACCCAGCCACGACGACCCAGCGGTCGACGTCGACGACTTCGACTACCCGGAGGACATCTGGGAGAACAAGATGCTGCCCGTGATCACCAAGCGTCTCCCCGAGCTCGGCGCCGTCACCGTGACCGACTCCTGGGTCGGCCACTACGAGTTCAACACCTTCGATCACAACGCCATCATCGGCCCGCATACCGAAGTGCCGAACCTGTTCATGTGCAACGGCTTCTCCGGCCACGGCAGCCAGCAGGCACCGGCCTGCGGCCGCGGGGTCGCCGAACTGATCACATACGGCGAATTCCGCACACTCGACCTTTCCGCGCTCTCGCACCGGCGGATCGCCGAGAACCGGCCACTGGTCGAACGCGCGGTCATCTAG
- a CDS encoding short chain dehydrogenase → MNILLIGSSGRLGSAVHTALADRGHKVLTAGRTSGDFRVDLTEPASVAALYESIGAVDAVASAAGTVPYKTIQEMTADDYAAAYDGKVRSQVELVRQGIHRIAPTGSFTLITGILARTHIATGTAASLANGAVEAFVRAAAVEIAPQRVNAISPTVFTEALDAYGDYFPGFPAVDLADVAQAYVRSIEGVQTGQIFALD, encoded by the coding sequence ATGAACATTCTGCTGATCGGATCGTCCGGCCGCCTCGGCTCGGCCGTCCACACCGCCCTCGCCGACCGCGGCCACAAGGTCCTCACCGCCGGCCGCACCTCCGGGGACTTCCGTGTCGACCTGACCGAGCCCGCCTCGGTCGCCGCGCTCTACGAGAGCATCGGCGCCGTCGACGCCGTTGCCAGCGCCGCCGGCACCGTGCCCTACAAGACCATTCAGGAGATGACGGCCGACGACTACGCTGCCGCCTACGACGGCAAGGTCCGCAGTCAGGTCGAACTGGTCCGGCAGGGCATCCACCGCATCGCCCCGACCGGGTCGTTCACCCTCATCACCGGGATCCTCGCCCGCACCCACATCGCCACCGGAACCGCCGCGTCCCTGGCCAACGGCGCCGTGGAGGCGTTCGTGCGCGCCGCTGCCGTCGAGATCGCCCCGCAGCGCGTCAACGCGATCAGCCCGACCGTGTTCACCGAGGCCCTCGACGCCTACGGCGACTACTTTCCCGGCTTTCCTGCCGTCGACCTCGCGGATGTCGCTCAGGCGTACGTGCGCTCCATCGAGGGCGTCCAGACCGGTCAGATCTTCGCCCTCGACTGA
- a CDS encoding dihydrofolate reductase family protein, with protein sequence MSELLVDFITSLDGNASGEGWPGFWGLEGPEYLAWLGEQPEVTYLMGANTYRLMSGFAAGEVPNGQDEFRAEEEASVDELTQASKVVFSSSLEEPLTWANSTLVRDDAVETVRAMKSSGAGLLSTIGSLTLCRSLLRAGLVDRFRVVMFPVITGATGAERIYDGYPDVALEMIEHRTFDGRIQLVEYKPRVLKHPPLDAPA encoded by the coding sequence ATGTCAGAGCTTCTCGTCGACTTCATCACCTCCCTCGACGGCAACGCATCGGGAGAGGGCTGGCCCGGGTTCTGGGGCCTCGAGGGCCCGGAGTACCTCGCTTGGCTCGGCGAGCAGCCCGAGGTCACCTATCTCATGGGAGCGAACACCTACCGGCTGATGTCAGGCTTCGCCGCCGGCGAGGTCCCAAATGGCCAAGACGAATTCAGGGCCGAAGAAGAGGCGTCCGTCGACGAGCTCACGCAAGCGTCCAAGGTGGTGTTCTCCTCCTCGCTCGAGGAGCCACTGACGTGGGCCAACTCCACGCTCGTCCGCGACGACGCCGTCGAGACGGTCCGCGCCATGAAATCGAGTGGCGCAGGGCTCCTCAGCACGATCGGCAGCCTCACCCTGTGCCGGTCCCTGCTACGGGCCGGACTCGTCGACCGCTTCCGAGTCGTGATGTTTCCGGTGATCACCGGGGCTACGGGCGCAGAACGCATCTACGACGGCTACCCGGACGTCGCCCTCGAGATGATCGAGCACCGGACCTTCGACGGCCGCATCCAGCTGGTCGAGTACAAGCCACGCGTGCTCAAGCACCCGCCGCTCGACGCCCCTGCGTGA
- a CDS encoding MBL fold metallo-hydrolase produces MTQRWQIGDVKITQINEIAVEVGELDGLIAEATPDAVKAVPWLYPDYATEQGQTLWSVHSFVVDTGSSVVLVDTACGNHKDLPLIPSWGGLDSPYLDRLADAGYKPEQIDYVAITHLHLDHVGWNTVLEGGRWVPTFPNARYTFVQDEFEYHKGLTEGGDVSDDLGHAVTYNGADPDIHRQTRLVFAQSIQPCVDAGLVDLVPVNHTICEGVRYTSTPGHTKYHHSLTIESKGEIGFITGDFVHHPIQVAHPTWSSRSDWDREVSSARRQEFLASVADSDVLVFGTHFAGNSVGRIVSDGNAYQFVTV; encoded by the coding sequence ATGACTCAGAGGTGGCAGATCGGTGATGTGAAAATCACCCAGATAAACGAAATCGCGGTTGAGGTCGGTGAGCTCGACGGACTGATCGCAGAGGCAACGCCGGATGCGGTCAAGGCCGTTCCGTGGCTGTACCCCGACTACGCCACCGAACAGGGGCAGACACTCTGGAGCGTTCACTCGTTCGTCGTCGACACCGGGTCGTCTGTCGTTCTCGTCGACACCGCGTGCGGCAATCACAAGGATCTACCGCTGATCCCGTCCTGGGGTGGCCTGGACTCCCCCTATCTGGATCGACTGGCGGATGCCGGCTACAAGCCCGAACAGATCGACTACGTCGCCATCACACATCTGCACCTCGATCACGTGGGATGGAACACCGTGCTCGAGGGTGGCCGATGGGTGCCGACCTTCCCGAACGCCCGGTACACCTTCGTTCAGGACGAGTTCGAGTACCACAAGGGACTCACCGAGGGTGGTGACGTCTCCGACGACCTCGGGCATGCCGTCACGTACAACGGAGCGGATCCCGACATCCACCGGCAGACGCGTCTCGTGTTCGCGCAGTCGATTCAACCTTGTGTCGATGCGGGACTCGTCGATCTGGTTCCGGTCAACCACACCATTTGCGAGGGTGTGCGGTATACCTCCACGCCGGGTCATACCAAGTACCATCACAGTCTCACCATCGAATCGAAGGGCGAGATCGGTTTTATCACCGGCGATTTCGTGCATCATCCGATCCAGGTCGCCCATCCTACCTGGAGTTCGCGAAGTGACTGGGATCGTGAGGTGTCCTCCGCTCGGCGTCAGGAGTTCCTCGCCTCCGTTGCAGACAGTGATGTTCTCGTGTTCGGCACGCACTTCGCAGGGAACAGTGTCGGTCGTATCGTGAGCGATGGCAATGCCTACCAATTCGTCACTGTTTGA
- a CDS encoding LysR family transcriptional regulator: MNIELRHLRALAAIGDEGSITGAAAVLHVAQPALSRTLGQLEERIGTKLVDRSTRHLELTAQGQLLWERAHRILQSVDEAVAEVQAGPAPLRVGFAWSALGRHTVALLRTWKDDTGTELVVRRVDDPALALRKGEIDMAFFRAKPGPPSFEHALLGHENRMLALADDDPLNRKGALSLDDLVSHRIALCSNAGTADLQLWPKSSRPEKTVVVANVDEWLTTIATGAAIGVTSDATEYSHPHPGVTYLPLPNTSPVPVYLTWPRHNRHPMTDRFVVHAKQILNERTPDPARK; this comes from the coding sequence ATGAATATCGAGTTGCGGCATCTGCGTGCCCTCGCCGCCATCGGCGACGAGGGCAGCATCACCGGTGCGGCCGCGGTGCTGCATGTGGCACAGCCCGCGCTCTCACGCACACTCGGGCAACTCGAGGAACGGATCGGGACGAAACTCGTCGACCGCAGCACCCGGCACCTGGAGCTGACCGCGCAGGGGCAGCTGCTCTGGGAGCGTGCACATCGGATCCTGCAGAGCGTGGACGAGGCCGTCGCCGAGGTGCAAGCGGGCCCGGCGCCGCTGCGCGTCGGCTTCGCGTGGTCGGCCCTCGGTCGTCATACGGTGGCGTTGCTGCGGACCTGGAAGGACGACACCGGGACCGAGCTGGTGGTCCGCCGCGTCGACGACCCCGCCCTGGCGTTGCGGAAAGGCGAGATCGACATGGCGTTCTTCCGCGCGAAACCGGGACCACCCTCCTTCGAGCACGCCCTGCTCGGCCACGAGAACCGAATGCTCGCCCTCGCCGACGACGATCCGCTGAACCGCAAGGGCGCCTTGTCGCTCGATGATCTGGTTTCGCATCGAATCGCCTTGTGTTCCAATGCAGGAACGGCAGACCTGCAGCTGTGGCCGAAGAGCAGCCGCCCGGAGAAGACAGTTGTGGTGGCGAACGTCGACGAGTGGCTGACGACCATCGCCACGGGTGCCGCGATCGGTGTGACGAGCGATGCCACCGAGTACAGCCACCCCCATCCGGGGGTCACGTATCTGCCGCTGCCGAACACGAGTCCGGTCCCGGTCTACCTCACCTGGCCGCGCCACAACAGGCACCCGATGACCGACCGATTCGTTGTGCACGCCAAACAGATTCTGAACGAGAGAACACCCGACCCAGCCCGGAAATGA
- the istB gene encoding IS21-like element helper ATPase IstB, producing MTIHDPSLRAALKTLKLTGMLDTLDARLAQTRDGQLGHLEFLQVLCEDEIARRETAALARRLRRAKFEQQATFEDFDFTANPKLPAAMLRDLAALRWLDAGESVILYGPVGVGKTHVAQALGHHVARRGGDVRFVKCSRMLADLAGGHADRTIGQRMREYTRPLVLIIDDFAMREHTTTQSDDLYDLVSDRAIAGKPLILTSNRAPKDWYPLFPNPVVAESLLDRLINTSHQTLMDGPSYRPRKRPGHRTANAT from the coding sequence ATGACAATTCACGACCCCAGCCTGCGGGCTGCACTGAAGACGTTGAAGTTGACCGGGATGCTCGACACCCTCGACGCCCGGCTCGCCCAGACCCGGGACGGGCAGCTCGGACACCTCGAATTTCTGCAGGTGCTGTGTGAGGACGAGATCGCCCGCCGGGAAACGGCGGCGCTGGCCCGCCGGCTGCGGCGGGCCAAGTTCGAACAGCAGGCTACCTTCGAGGACTTCGACTTCACCGCGAACCCGAAACTCCCGGCGGCGATGCTGCGGGACCTGGCCGCGCTGCGCTGGCTCGACGCCGGCGAGTCGGTGATCCTCTACGGACCCGTTGGAGTAGGCAAAACACATGTGGCACAAGCGCTTGGGCATCATGTCGCTCGCCGAGGTGGGGACGTGCGGTTCGTCAAGTGCTCCCGCATGCTCGCCGACCTCGCCGGTGGCCATGCCGATCGCACCATCGGTCAGCGGATGCGGGAATACACCCGGCCACTGGTATTGATTATCGATGATTTCGCGATGCGCGAGCACACCACCACCCAGTCCGATGACCTCTACGATCTGGTTTCCGATCGTGCGATCGCCGGCAAACCTCTGATTCTGACGAGTAACCGCGCCCCGAAGGACTGGTATCCGCTGTTCCCGAATCCGGTCGTCGCCGAGTCCCTCCTCGACCGGCTGATCAACACCAGCCATCAAACCCTGATGGACGGCCCGTCCTACCGGCCCCGCAAACGACCCGGACACCGCACCGCCAACGCAACCTGA
- the istA gene encoding IS21 family transposase yields the protein MIDLMELFRHWHAGRSQVQISTALGIDRKTIRKYLAPALAAGLAPGEGGNFDETLWWELIAGWFPEVGDPAARAVTWPAIAAHHDWIDGQLAASVTVATIAQRLRDDYGVVVSESTVRRYVAAQFAEKVAEAKVTVPRGAVPPGDEAQVDYGKLGMWRDPATDRRVAVWAFAIILACSRLLFVQPVLRMDQSSWCASHVAAFEFFGGTPARIVCDNLKTGVDRPDLYDPKINRAYAELAAFYGVLIDPARAGKPKDKPRIERPMPYIRDSFWKGREFTSLPQMQDAALAWCTDVYGRHNHRGLDGAQPVAVFDAIEKRSLTALPPRTFESVLYQVGKVAPDCHVKADKALYSVPWRLIGQQVLARTCGDMVQIFHAEQVVATHVLHLSGRSTNIEHYPPHKIAYTLQTVSWCRAQAEQIGPGAVAIVGELSQVNALHRLRAIQGIVRLRDRYEDARLNAACARALAVGDPTYRTVKGILAAGTEHDGQAEVSAAPAPAFLRGPDAFDNERTA from the coding sequence ATGATTGATCTGATGGAGTTGTTCCGGCATTGGCATGCCGGCCGGTCCCAGGTGCAGATCTCGACGGCCCTGGGGATCGATCGTAAGACGATCCGGAAATACTTGGCTCCCGCGTTGGCGGCCGGGTTGGCGCCTGGCGAGGGCGGGAATTTTGACGAAACGCTGTGGTGGGAGTTGATCGCTGGGTGGTTCCCGGAGGTCGGTGACCCGGCGGCGCGGGCGGTGACGTGGCCGGCGATCGCCGCGCACCACGACTGGATCGACGGGCAGCTGGCCGCGTCGGTGACGGTCGCGACGATCGCGCAACGCCTGCGTGACGATTACGGCGTCGTGGTGTCCGAATCGACGGTGCGACGTTATGTGGCAGCGCAATTCGCCGAGAAGGTCGCCGAGGCGAAGGTGACGGTGCCGCGGGGTGCGGTCCCGCCCGGTGACGAGGCCCAGGTCGACTACGGCAAGCTCGGGATGTGGCGGGATCCGGCCACCGACCGGCGGGTGGCGGTGTGGGCGTTCGCGATCATCCTGGCTTGTTCGCGGCTGCTGTTCGTGCAGCCGGTGTTGCGGATGGACCAGTCCTCGTGGTGCGCCTCGCACGTGGCGGCGTTCGAGTTCTTCGGCGGCACCCCGGCCCGGATCGTGTGCGACAACCTCAAAACCGGGGTGGACCGGCCGGATTTGTACGACCCGAAGATCAACCGCGCCTACGCCGAACTCGCCGCGTTCTACGGGGTGCTGATCGACCCCGCCCGCGCCGGCAAACCCAAGGACAAGCCCCGGATCGAACGCCCGATGCCCTACATCCGGGACTCGTTCTGGAAGGGACGGGAGTTCACCTCGCTGCCGCAGATGCAGGACGCCGCCCTGGCCTGGTGCACCGACGTCTACGGCCGACACAATCACCGTGGTCTCGACGGCGCGCAACCCGTAGCTGTGTTCGACGCCATCGAAAAGCGCAGTCTCACAGCACTTCCACCCAGAACGTTCGAATCGGTCCTCTACCAGGTCGGCAAGGTCGCCCCGGACTGTCACGTCAAGGCCGACAAGGCCCTGTATTCGGTGCCCTGGCGGCTGATCGGCCAGCAGGTGCTGGCCCGCACCTGCGGCGACATGGTGCAAATTTTTCACGCCGAGCAGGTCGTCGCCACCCATGTGCTGCACCTGTCGGGGCGATCGACGAACATCGAGCACTACCCACCGCACAAGATCGCCTACACACTGCAGACCGTGTCCTGGTGTCGGGCGCAGGCCGAGCAGATCGGCCCCGGCGCCGTCGCCATCGTCGGCGAGTTATCACAGGTCAACGCCCTGCACAGGCTCCGGGCGATCCAAGGCATAGTCCGGCTGCGGGACCGCTACGAGGACGCCCGCCTCAACGCGGCCTGCGCCCGCGCCCTCGCGGTCGGCGACCCCACCTACCGCACCGTCAAGGGCATCCTCGCCGCCGGCACCGAACACGACGGACAAGCCGAGGTGTCCGCGGCGCCAGCGCCGGCATTCCTGCGTGGACCCGACGCCTTCGACAACGAACGCACCGCCTAA